The Papaver somniferum cultivar HN1 chromosome 3, ASM357369v1, whole genome shotgun sequence genome includes a region encoding these proteins:
- the LOC113361004 gene encoding chromatin remodeling protein EBS-like: MAKTRPGKRDLDSYTIKGTNKVIKAGDCVLMRPPETNKAPYVAKVEKLEADNRNIVKVKVRWYYRPEESIGGRRPFHGSKELFLSDHFDVQSALTIEGKCTVHSFKNYSKIKDVGTEDYFCRFEYKAATGEFAPDRVAVYCKCEMPYNPDDLMVQCEGYCRGWFHPSCIGMTIVQAHNLECFLCAGCSSKDEVKRSLNKFPVSPSAETKAEAKRRKK; encoded by the coding sequence ATGGCAAAGACTAGACCAGGCAAGAGAGATTTGGATTCGTATACCATCAAAGGAACTAACAAAGTTATCAAAGCTGGAGATTGTGTGCTGATGAGACCCCCAGAAACTAATAAAGCACCATATGTAGCAAAAGTGGAGAAATTGGAAGCCGATAATCGCAACATTGTTAAGGTTAAAGTACGATGGTATTATCGACCCGAAGAATCCATCGGTGGAAGAAGGCCGTTTCATGGATCAAAAGAGTTGTTTCTGTCAGATCATTTTGATGTTCAAAGTGCTCTTACTATTGAAGGAAAATGTACTGTTCACTCATTCAAGAACTATAGTAAGATTAAGGATGTTGGCACTGAGGATTATTTCTGCAGATTCGAGTATAAAGCTGCTACTGGTGAATTCGCTCCTGATAGAGTTGCAGTGTATTGCAAATGTGAGATGCCTTATAATCCGGATGACCTCATGGTGCAGTGCGAGGGATATTGCAGGGGTTGGTTTCATCCTTCGTGTATTGGCATGACCATTGTTCAAGCCCATAATTTAGAATGCTTTCTCTGCGCTGGTTGTTCCTCCAAAGATGAGGTCAAAAGATCTCTGAACAAATTTCCAGTTTCACCATCAGCCGAAACTAAAGCTGAGGCAAAGCGCCGGAAGAAGTAA
- the LOC113355473 gene encoding metacaspase-4-like, producing MAKRAVLVGCNYQGTKAELKGCINDVKRMYKSLVEKYGFAEEDITVLIDTDDSYIQPTGKNIRKAISDLITSAEPGDVLFFHYSGHGTRLPAETGEDDDTGYDECIVPTDMNLITDDDFREYVDQIPEGCKITIVSDSCHSGGLIDEAKEQIGESTKGDQEQCSGFGFKHFLHRKVNDALESRNIHLPRRRHRRDEDEEAEEEEGQEEENESVKNKSLPMSILIEILKQKTGKDDIDVGKIRPTLFDVFGEDSSPKVKKFMKVILEKLQSGDHGGLMGMVGLLAQEFLKHKLDENDDNYAKPAMETEVGSKTEAYAGSNKRTLPDGGILVSGCQSDQTSADANPSGNADDAYGALSNAIQTIIAESDGRVTNHELVSKARKILKRQGFTQRPGLYCSDEHADSPFIC from the exons ATGGCTAAAAGAGCAGTTCTTGTAGGATGCAATTACCAAGGAACAAAAGCTGAACTCAAAGGATGTATTAATGATGTGAAAAGGATGTATAAATCACTTGTAGAAAAATATGGATTTGCAGAAGAAGATATAACCGTTTTGATTGATACTGATGATTCTTACATTCAACCAACTGGTAAGAACATCAGAAAGGCAATATCGGATTTAATTACATCCGCTGAACCTGGTGACGTTTTGTTCTTTCATTACAGTGGTCATGGAACTCGTCTCCCTGCTGAAACTGGTGAAGATGATGATACTGGTTATGATGAATGTATTGTCCCTACTGATATGAATCTTATCACTG ATGATGATTTCAGGGAGTATGTGGATCAAATCCCAGAAGGTTGCAAGATAACAATTGTATCGGATTCGTGTCACAGCGGAGGTTTGATTGATGAAGCTAAAGAACAGATTGGAGAAAGTACTAAAGGTGATCAAGAACAGTGTTCCGGATTTGGGTTCAAGCATTTCTTGCACCGGAAAGTCAACGATGCTTTGGAATCTCGTAACATTCATTTACCTAGAAGACGCCACCGTCGGGATGAAGACGAAGAAGCTGAAGAAGAGGAGGggcaagaagaagagaatgaatcTGTAAAGAACAAATCACTTCCAatgtcaattttgattgaaaTCCTGAAACAGAAAACAGGCAAAGATGACATTGACGTTGGGAAGATTCGCCCTACATTATTCGATGTGTTCGGAGAAGATTCAAGCCCAAAGGTGAAGAAATTCATGAAGGTTATATTGGAAAAACTCCAAAGTGGTGACCACGGTGGACTCATGGGAATGGTTGGATTATTAGCTCAAGAATTTTTAAAGCACAAACTAGACGAAAACGATGACAACTACGCCAAACCTGCAATGGAAACAGAAGTTGGCAGCAAAACAGAAGCTTATGCTGGGTCCAATAAGAGAACACTACCTGACGGTGGGATCTTGGTAAGTGGATGCCAGAGTGATCAGACTTCGGCAGATGCAAACCCTTCTggaaatgctgatgatgcttatGGAGCTCTCAGTAATGCCATTCAAACCATAATAGCAGAAAGTGATGGTAGAGTTACTAATCATGAATTAGTGTCAAAAGCAAGAAAGATTCTTAAACGTCAGGGGTTTACTCAGCGGCCTGGACTCTACTGTTCTGACGAGCATGCCGATTCTCCGTTTATCTGTTAA